In Erigeron canadensis isolate Cc75 chromosome 8, C_canadensis_v1, whole genome shotgun sequence, the DNA window ATTCTTGGCTAACCGAAAAAAACCTCCATACTTCAACTTTACAAATCATATAGAGATATAATAATTCGTGCAACAAGGAAACAATAGAACATACTCGAATATAGGCGATTCTGCCAATATTTTCTCATCGTGGTTTTAAAAAGTCCTCAGTAGCAATATGTACATTATCTTAATTATGAACcgttttttatgttttcacaTATAAATGACGTATGTAATCTAATACATAATTTTAAAGTTCTTATTATGTTtctcataattaaaaaagttctCACAGGAACCTTCCCCTAGTGCTAGATTAGTAATGACATTTGGAATGTTGAAAGGGATTAATGATAGATAGAGTGTTTTTCTGTTGTAGTGGTGACAGAGACTAGCGATGTCTAATCAATGCTCTAAAAACATGGTATAAAATAGTTTATGTGGAATATAGACGGTCATACTTTTATCTTTTGCTACATAGATCTactaataaaaatcaaaaccgaTAATAAACTTCATATTGAAATTAATTTATctatacaatattataaaatatacacCTGTTTTTTTATTCCAACTAAGAAGTTTGACAAACCCAAAATATCCATTTTTTTTCACTAATCTAAATCTCTCCATAATCAAGGgcttttagttttcaaataattattaaaCCCAATAAACACTGAATGAACAACTAAATCCTTGTCGAATATAATTATCTGCTTGATTTAAAACTTGGAAAGTACGTAGATGATGAGATTTGTTATTGATCATCAAACCCAACTAACTAGAccaatacccggtcgttgaccggatTATGAAATTGACCTAAAAACAACTGATTTGACATACTTAATCAAAACCAATCCACTTAAAAGCATACTTGACTAACCAACTCATCTTACTTATCAACCCGCTAACCTAtaatttaatcaacttattttaCTTGTCAACCCGATAACCTATAACTTGGCCAACTCTGTAAACCAGGGTCGATCACGAGTTGAAATTTTgaacatgaaacttttaatgTTTAGAGTTAGATCAGGGAGTGCAACATGTCAACATAACTGGGTcgtggttatatattatatattatcgtaaataaaaagtcaatataacaacaaatggtaatgtaaaaacaatacaaataaaaattcaactttgtagtaaaaaaaaggtaattggatggaaatCATCTAATGTACCATATGGTATCCACTAATCTTCCAGTCAGGCTAGTGTCCAGATGATTCTCAGTCATTTAATAATCCtttgattatctcaaatttGACCTCCCCTATAAAGTGGTGGCTAGTGGCTACTGGACTATTACCCAAAGGTTTTCAACTTTATAGTATGATACACCTTAAACTCTCTATGTTACACAACCCTCATGGATGCCAACAGCCAGAAACCGTCACTTACTTTTTAACTTCATGTCCTTacgataacatttaaaaaatatttggatgCCATATATTACACGAGCACACTTCtaatttatgtaaaaattcTAACATCTAGTTATTTTTGAATCTATGATTACAAAATTTTGCATGTAATAGGCTCCCTTTGGGGGTACCAACGGTGTAAGGAGTTTCGAACCCTAAACATACTGcccgtttggatgtcactgctcAACTCGATTGAACGACCTTCCGAtccgccgttcaaaaaaaaatctatcatattctttcttatagtatttttttttcttagaaattataaatttggtgtgagagtttataagtttaccatttaccaaattaactaaaatagaaaacttccattaatttgaaactaatcgatcaaaaatgtgaaaatatcaaacattattcatcatatataattcaaaactaataaaatttttCCCCCATTGgttatttgaaataggcatttctatttcgagtgagctctctagcgcggacacggttaagacaacgtatgctagacctctcgctgtcgaatcatgACACAAAATATTCAagagaaattcacctttcaaaaaaaaataaaaatttatctACTGTAGTGTaagaataactaattaaagtatgttgttatacataaacACTCTTCTCATTGTcatatgatttgtttttttttagtgtattatgtacttaaattttttaaagcaaTTAGTTAGTATGTTTAATACAATTGAAAAGTTACcatatttatatcttttgacttttataattttagaaatttgactttgaattttAAAGGCCAAGATTTAAAGGATTGTGAATTTTAACAGATTGTGAATTTTAACGGTTAGGATTAAAAGttagctttatttttttctctatgttatggtagccatatatatataattaagctaCTCATTTTATATAGCTAGTAAGGTTAACATTTAATTACATAATGATATATAGCTAGAgaactaattaaaaaaactgcaagatatatatattttcaattaaggaacaaaatattagaattaCAGTCGATATCTTCAAATATTAAAGCCACCACTATCTGTATCATTAACGAGTAATGAAGATTCGTAATTAAGAACAGAAGCATCGTCCATTATTTCATAATTACCAGCATGCATATGATGACCATCTACTGATTGCATTTGTTGCTGATCACCATGTAGAGGTAATCTCATCACCTgattaacattattattattattattattaatagcGTATGACGTATACCTTGATGAACTTGCAGCTTCTTTCACATCATTCCTCGCAAAGTCTATATTAACAGGACCTTTTGGTAAATTATTCATAACAGAAGAAACCGAAGTAGTCAAGTGATCATCATGATCTTTGCTATTGCAGCCGGTAAAGCGTTGAACCAAGGCCCTAAAGTCATTTGGGCTAGCATTCAGGATAGTGGTCGGTGTTCTCCTGGAAGCCCGTGATCGTCTACGTATAGGTTTTGGACCATCGTCCTGGCCGCCTGTGGGTCCTTGGCCATAGACCGATGATGATATCGTTATTGGAGCATGAGCAGTAGTAGTACCATGGTGTTGATCATTTACGGATGTGTTGGGATATTGTTGTATCCACTCATCATTAGAAAATGGGTTGTTGTTCATgccatccatatatatatatatatatatgaggattatatatattatagtttctATAGCAGCTAGCTAGGCCAGGTTTGAGTTTGAGGATGGATATATACGCAGTTGTGGATGGTTTATTAGGAAAGCTAGCTAGTCTTAATTGTCTGCTACCAACAAGATAAATTGCACAAtggtttgcatttatatactaTAATATACTCCGTGTGTGTTCATATATTTTACTCATATGGGTAGACATATAGATAGTGATCGATCACGCGACCCCACATATATACCAGTAATTAAATAATCAGATAGTAACGGTATTCAATTCGTAAAACAAGATTATACGAATCttcgatgatatatatatatatatatatatggatgtttggtaggagggaatCATAAAGAATGGAAAcgtaatagagaatggaaataatgagaaagagagttagtatttggaaagaaaatGGATTTCGTTGTTTGATACCCACAGATAAtggatatatatacaaaataaaattttaaataatagtacatttattatatataacatcttaaaaaaaaataaaaaaattttttccattctcacccattctctacaatttgtagagaatgaaGAAAATAGAATTGATTCCCCtttctcattcttttttttcgtcgcaaacaaacaagggaagtcttTCCCATTCCCTTTCTCCCCTTTCAATTTCATCATACCAAACATAGGAccacttattttaggaccaattttaggacatgtgttttttgtaacttacacaccctCATGAtcatcttcgaccaccaccatgatttttcgGTCATCACGTCGCCGGAAAattatgtgtaagttaacttatatATGATTTTCCGGTGGGCCAATCGccagaaagtcttagtgtttttacaaaaaaaccttgtatatcgtagtagacaatggtggtgtgtaagtcacaaaaaaaacacatgtcctaattggacttaaaataagaggtggtcctaaaataacccctccctatatatatatatatatatattagctaggTTGGttattatttaaacaagtattaaaataaaataaataggatATTATTTCGACCCTtaaatcatgataaaattgatgcacgaagattgaTGATGtacaagtgtatatatatatatatatattaatattaatgcacgatgattttcatgatgcatatTAATATTCAGTgaaagaaacctattgttttagttgttttactttaatccttattttattttacttacaagttacaacataCATAAACATAGGTTTTTTCATGATATATAGAATAGAATAGCCGAAAGGAAACTAAATATATGTGAataatttcattttaatttttctaagcAAACAAGTCTATAAAGTAATTGCTATGATATATGATACTAACATTCTTGAAACTTGATTTAGTAACACAATTACACGAACGGTGGCCCATTAGTAATGTCTTTaatcttggaaaaatccatCAACGTTCGAATCTCAATTCCTACATTTGCAGGAGTGGATTATTGGGAGGTTTTCGATAGTCTTGTGTTTCATCCCAGACATGCGTGGTTCGAGCTCCGCATACTGGCCAATTGAATGTCATTGTGTTGTCTCGCATGTTAACTACTAACCTGttgttcaaaatataaataaaataaaaaaagaaaaagaatgatatGGAAATGTTACTAGCTAGTAAGATGATGGTGGGAACGAATTGTGTGACATATATAGGatacataaaatttaaaattgtgaagttaatattatttgatttttgcAAGAATaatttcaagtgagactctcgGACCGCTCAAACCGGTGAGCATATTGGTGATCGAGTGGGAAAGTTAATGGTATAATTGGTTTCGTCGTGATCCAAAGTCATAAttatgtatgtgtttttttttttctatttcacAAATTTGCATATgttgttataattatattttagacACGTGTAAAATACACAGattttacaacattatcaatataagaattagtatatagaagaaaaagaaattacttatacgttaaaatgtaaatatatgcttaaaaagGAATTGAGATATACATATGTAAATATTGAAtgataaatcatatcaaggcCAGATGGTTTAACAAAGTTTCGTTTATACAAACCTTTATAGAGAACCAATAAATTAGCCTTAATTACACAATTTACCGAACTCTCATTGATGTCTtgtaaaaaaatagttttattattGTTAGCTATGTTGTTAAGAATAGTAAAAGTAGCAGCTGATTCGTAAAGTTTTTAATGATTTCATGTCCTgtgattttaatatatatatatatatatatattaaatatagttttattttaattactattaacaacaatgattatcctaattatagtctgattaaaattaatatatcctaaatatagttttatttttattgaatatatattataatttaatcatttttaCTAAGAAGAATCTTTAATTGttagctatattttgttattagatagacattaagtaataaattattaattgtatttaaattcggttaaaatgtaaattggtgatggaaaatcaacaAGTGTAAATCAATTTaacttgatttaattaattttgagaaattgataATATGGTTTTATTAAGATTAATACTTTCATTATAGTTTCTTTAatgtaaacaaatatttttacttgATTAATTATGGCAtaagtatattttaatttaatttgatgaGATTTAGTTATTTGAGATATTTCATCTCCGTATTTAGACTATAACATAAGTAAATGCTAGTTACTCTTATCTAATAATTGTATGAAGTATATGTTTATCTAATAATAGTTTTGTAACTTCTATTAAAAAGGTCGGTATTATCTTTTATAACTAACAAAGGATAGAACTTATTTAATAGTTGTAGTTATGTAGagttataataaattataacaaTTGTATTTATCTCTATTGTAATTATCTATCTCTATTGTAATTATCTATATCTAGAGAAATTTTTAGTCGACaaacataaattaaatttaattaattgaattaaGTCACAtgttaaatttgataaattaaaaaaatcaagagttttgattggttaattgaGGTTATAAAGATGTTAGGTACACcccaatcttttattatactaaaacatagttgctctaataacttattaattaatcaGAACTCtcaatttctttaaattttagttttgacttttttttttacttcaattaattatataaataaacattaaagAATTATATATTATGGAAAACATGTCGActacctatatctatatctatatattagattagataaattagataaatataaatcttATTTTACATATGAAAAACTAACTATTATATAATCGACTACCTAAATCTAATGATTGAAAAGATAAATTCTAATATTATTATGGTAATAAAAAATCTACTACCTAAATAATTATAGATATGCATGAATATTAGTAAATGAAAATTGCACatgagttattattattattattattattattattattattattattattattaactattattgaaatttcaaaattttacaagaaattagtgggGAGCCGTGATACTATCTGAGCCCATTATTagcatcatcattattattattatattctatcCAACACCATATACAACAAAAAGTCCATTTACGATTATTTagttaattctaagtctaaacCAACATGAACTCCATTGAAGATTAATTTTGAAGATTAATgttatctctcaatcaaaaaggtatatttttctctctttatgtattaattttatatattaatgttcagcttttatgaattaaatgtatgaatatctaatatAGTAAAAATCGTAAGATCTCCTCATCTTTtctgacttaaatgtatgaagatctaatattgatatatcgtaagtctcgtgtccagtgttggacacgggtttaaaatctagttACAATTATACATCATATAGTCATAATCATATGTAATCGTTATATTACTcttccgtcccattttagttgtcatgctgattaactttgaccgtaaataactttgtttgtgtcatgtaacacttgatataaaatatatgaatggattgagtttttaatatacttttcgttcatataagtttcatcaactactatatagtataaacaaagttatttacggtcaaagttagttagcatgataaataaaatgggacggagtgatatatgttaatgttaatgATATTCCATGCACCTAATATGCTATTTCTAATAATATACATGTGAATAGTCTCTGTCTTCATTGATGAGTACACAACGGGCCGGAGTGTTCAAACAGGTGATTTTGATGTTAATACAAAACAAATTAGGTGTGAAACAATGGATAATATTCATGTGAAAATGATTCATATatcaaaacatataatattatgtataaattgatatgtttatatatgcACGAATTTGTTACATATATCATTTACACATAAACATCAAATTAAAAACGGATCAGTCTATCTGGGCTACAAATCTAATCTAACTATCAAAGAATTCTTCAAATTTTAGTCGGGATGGTGAGTTGGTGACCCTGTTGAAACTAGACCAGTGACCGGAAAAGAAGTTGTTTTACGAAGCCCAAACCTAGTTACATTAATTCTTTGAGAAAACTTCCACAAAAACCAAACTCGGAATTGAACCGTCTTATGAGCAAAATTTGTTGGGTCAAATACGAATATTTAATGTATCATCTTCGTATATGTTGGTGTGGAAATATGAAGTCCAATTTGAAATGAATGGCTTTTTCTTTGGTCAAAGTAAAAGCAATACACATCAAAGTTGAACATTGAAAAGAAGTAAAGTGGTATGTTTCGAGGAAAAATCCTTTGGCTTTTGACAATTGACATGTGTTTTGGTCTTATACATGTTGACTCAATTCTAATTTCTAAATGTCCACACAAAAGTGAATAGAAATGTGTCAAGGTGGCCTGATTATCTTTGGATTGccaaagattaaaaaaatattaaaaaatgacaaaactATTTATGTAAGAATAACACAGTCAAGTCTGAATACAGTTTATAAAAATCTACAGTTCTtgaataaatttataaaatcgtCATTTGTAAAATTTGAAGCAATCgaaaaagaaagtgaaaagGTTAAATGAGAAAGTGAAGAGAATTTCTAACATTGTCATCACAAgtaattaaaaagagaaatgatattcgtatcacACGTTTTACTAAATCTATATAAGTTTTCAAAGCAAGTGTATGGTAGATTTATTAAAActtgtggtacgaatatcacttcccaattGAAAAATATACTAGTTTAATAGTCTTCTATTAAATATCTAAACTAgtctaataatctttttaataaatttaaaacattacaaGTGAAATTTTCTTATTATATCTCCTAGTTTTATCCATTGATTTATAGGAGTATTATTataatcatattattaggaggataattatattaatattttagaaagatatattattttctaaattattaTTCTCTAACAATACTTAGTTATCAAAAGGGGTTAAATTATTTTCTAACGAATTAATAttacttttcattaattaatcgGGTGATGACTTTCCTAATTACTAAAATCTGAATGCATGTAGTCTGATTAAGCAGGTGTTGTCTTTTAATTATTGATTTAGATACAATACTTTTCCGCTTTTAGTTAAACCATTGCCCCAAACATAAACAGATTAGCTTAATTACTTTAAGTAGTTTAATttagattttaagaaacataaaTCTTTAGAATTACAATTTGCTCATTTTGATTTCCAATTGTGTCCATTAGAAGATCTTAGCCTtacctttttattatattaatggcGGAGCTATGTGATGACCATGACAACcccacaatttttataaaactctatatttttagtactatttttaagtatttaatcAGTTTTAAGGTAATTGGCAACCCCTAACTAAAGTAATTgaattttgtagtttaattttacaCTTATTAGTATCATAAAAATTGTTCGGTGACCCCAGGGTAAAAATCCTGGCTTCACCACTTGATATTATACATTACACGTACATTCTTTGTAAGGGTGACCTTAGGGATCAGTGTTCATATCTTGATAGGGGGTTATTTTTGAGTattcaaataaaaagttaaatttcttttttattaaatttcgTTTTAGATAGTTAGAGACTTAGAGTAAGTAATATGTTACTCGATCTCTAGAtagtttctctctctagagATCTGAGATCTCAACGGTCTTTTCCGGCGTTGCTCCGACTGTCGAGAATATTTTTTCCTAAGGGTTATATCCTGGGATGGAGGTCCCTTCTACTTCGGTAAATCTGGAAACAtcctctctacctttgagtaagggtaaggtctgtctacaccAAACCTCCCTCATACCTTGGTTTATGCTGGGGTTGAGTACcgttgttcttgttgttgtaGTAGTAAGAGTAGGATTATGATAGTTCTCCCTTATATAAAAATCAATGGATGTACATTACCGATTCGAGGGTAATAGGTAAAGTTGTTTTTGAATTATTTGGGTTATTGTATATGggcaaataataataataataataataataataatcttaatcttaatcttttattatactaaagcacagttgctctaataatttatcaacAAATCACAACCCTCGATTTTTTAATgttaacttttgttttcaattttgactttaatttacatttttttattttccatcacaaatttacactttttacccaataattttaatataattaataaacaataatagcttatatttatccaataaaataataattaatatatatccaatgagtataaaattatgatttcttaatgttgactgttgtttttaattttgactttaatttacaaattttttgttttctatcacaagtttacactttttatccaataattttaatgtaataaataaataataatagcttatatatagatatccaatagaataatagctaatatttattcaataaaataataactaatatatatccaataatatgttctatcatatatataaatataattatatgaaaaataaattaaatttattataaatatattaagattttagtagtaattgtactattttaattttaatatatatattaaaagacagttgaaataatgacttattaaccaatcatatcgctcgatttaatcaaattgactctcgctgatcacatcatttagttttttacataattttatttaattaaaaaaaacaaataactaaaataatcacatagtatgcttttatgagttacatgtattaatatctaatattaaaaatgtcgtaagtctcgtgtacAGTGTTGGATCCGGGTCTaaattctagtatatattataagacagttgaactaatgacttgttaaccaatcaaatcgtttaattttatcaatttgagTTTGGCTTATGTGAACTAATCGTATATCAACTTAAATAGTTGCACGTTTAAAATCTAAGAGCCGTAAGTTTGCAGAATTTGTGAAGCATGTACTAACTCATCACCGTACGTACAGATGTTGTTGAAGTTGTGCTCAGAATCGATTGGCAAATTACGGATAAGAAGTGTGTGTTGAAGATATCGTGAACTACGCAAACTTGCATAATGCTAGGAAATTGATTATGATATGGTTCCCGGGACCTATAATAGTGCCCCCACAATGTATTTTCAGTAGTTCCCGCACTCTTAAACATCTCACACTTGAAGAAAACACTCCCGACTTAGGGAGAACTATCTTACCAAAACCAGAATCAGCCCGTTGGGATTTTCCGGCTTTCGAAACTCTGAAAATAAGTAATACATGGTTATATGATCCAGGAGATAAGAGTGTCAATCTTTTTTCCAAGTGTGTAAACTGTAGATCCTTTATATATCTTGACGAACTCTACACCTCTTTTTCTGCCGCTCTCCAGAGATCATGGCGGCTTCAATTCTCTGGAGAAAGTGAACCTCTCTTTTGGACTCGGTAAAATGGAACAGCTGAATCTTGATTTGAGGTATGTACGAACAAATATGTTGTTGTGATTGTACGTGTATTAATTTACTAAGATATATATGTTGCCTCTATTAATCAATTTCCTACCCAAAATCCTTAATTAGACTCTGTTTTTAGTATTTTTAGagaaatttttatcatatatttgtTCCATGTTTTCCATTTGtccatttataaaaaatttatatttctgAAATTATCTGCATCATGTGTGCCAAGAATCTCTCAAATTCATGCCTGGACCGACTCTCGTGTGAACCATATATGTCCCTTCAATAGCTTGAAGCGTTTGAAGATAAATGCAAAGCCATTGACGGGAAAGTAAGCGTACAGCAACAATACCCgttcaaataaaataatgaacTACTTCCTTCAGAACTCTCCAAGTGCTACTTTCTTAGTGGAATCATCTCCAAGTGCAACAATACCCGTTCAAATAAAGATGATCTATCTATATGCCATCATATCTGGGTTCCTCAGTTCTGGATATATCATTTgtattcttaaaattaattatttgtacTCTTTACATTGTTATGTAAAAAAGAATATTACAGGAAAAGGGACGAGAGATTGGACTACGCTAGCTTGCTGGTGGAAAACGGCTCTCGATGAGAGTCTGAAGAACGTACACAActactatttttatatatattcatctttGATTGTCTAGGAACaagattatttttatatatccagACATGACTGCTATTGTATGGTGTTCCTATTTTGAATCTATATtagagtattttttttaaaacgacaaACTATCCTACTCCTATTTCTACATCTAAATTACACGAATGTCTGATAGTCTTATTTATCGTTGAATCTCTTTATATCCATGTCTATGTTAAGTGAGCTCATGCTTGATCCTATATGTTAGAATCTATTTAAGATTCTTTACACTTAGACCATGCCTTACAGTTGTATTTATCACTGACCATCaaacttttgtgtttttttcggAAACAACCCGTCCTCCTGGTCATCAAAATAGCAAGACACCATATCATCATCTATATATTGAAACGGATGAGTATCGTGCAGGATTGCCAAAATAACTTACTGTTGGATCTTCATGTGCCTCTCATATGTGATACCATTGTCCGCTGTCACAATGTCTACATGTCTTCTAGTCTAGTACAATACAAACACATGAAACAAATCATAATTTGATCGATATTAACTTCGGCTATGACAAAGTTGCATATGGCCAAGTTCACTAGCAGTATACAGGATGCAAACATATTCACCAAATTCCTACAATTATCCCTATAGAccctatttattttttaactttcgtTGTAGTTTCAATGCAGGAGCGTATTGATATTTACTAGTACTactattattgatatatttaataattttggTAGAATAATTTTCTTATTATGATTGAATTACTTGGTTATGGAGTTTAATAAAAATTGATCCGTTTATATGAAACTTGTAATCCTAATTCAAACCAATCAATTAAAATACAATTCCCTTTTCATTAAATCAAAGCATCGACACATCGTTTTCCTTTGCTACTTAAAGAAAAGTACTAACATTAGCTAGGTGATGTAATGGAACTGGATATAAGTATCAACTattaaaatttatcaaaagtcaactgttctctattttttttttcctttttaattcatttttctACAATAACTTGCATCCATGTTTATAGAACTACTCACCATGTCTTACATACCCAAGGTGCTTTGCACGTAATATTATCTCATGTTTCATTTACATTATggctttatatataaatcaccTAAACATTCAAGTCTTAAAACAGACCACAAATTCAGTTACTTGCATACAACAAGACTTCAAAATCATTAACCTTAGGTATGAATTCTTTCAAATCCTATGGGAAAGTTGATGAAGCCGATCAAATGAGGCATCAAGCTCGCATGAAAACACGAAGAAGAATCACTATCGTTGCAGTGTCATCTCTCATTCTCGTTATCGTTGTAGTTTCAGCAGTTGTTGGAACTACACGCAGCAAAGACCACGGCCATAATGCTGATGATAATCAATCACAAACTCAATCCACTTTGGCTTCAATAAAAGCTGTTTGTGATACAACGTTGTACCCTGATACATGTTATAGTTCGATTTCTCCTATGGTTAATTCGACGCATATCCAGCCTGATGAGTTACTCAAAATCTCGGTTCTAGTTGCTATAAATGAGCTGTCAAAAGCATCCACTCTTTTGGAGCTCAAAAACTGCAGTGAGCTTTTGGATCTTGCTCTCGATCATCTAAATGACACACTTTCATCTGCGACAAATGTCGATTTGAAATCAATAGGATCTCTCTTTGATGATCTTATAACATGGCTAAGTGCTGCAGGCACTTACCAAGAAACATGCATTGAGAGTGTGCAAGAAAATGTTTTAGAGTACCTTAAAAAATCAACCGAGTTAACAAGTAATAGTCTTGCAATTATAAATGGATTTTCAAGCATCTCAAATTCTTACAATCAAAGAAGAAGATTGTTGAGCTATGCAGGAAGCGATGAAATGCCCGAATGGGTATCAGGGAAAGACCGAAAGTTGCTGCAAAAGACAAACTTACCTAAAGGAATCAAAGCTGATATCGTGGTGGCTAAAGACGGTACTGGTAAGTACAAGAAAATTTCCGATGCTCTTAAGGCAGTTCCTGAAAAGAGCAAGAAGAGGTTTGTGATATATGTCAAGAAAGGAGTTTACTTCGAGAATGTTAGGATTGA includes these proteins:
- the LOC122580665 gene encoding putative pectinesterase/pectinesterase inhibitor 24, which codes for MNSFKSYGKVDEADQMRHQARMKTRRRITIVAVSSLILVIVVVSAVVGTTRSKDHGHNADDNQSQTQSTLASIKAVCDTTLYPDTCYSSISPMVNSTHIQPDELLKISVLVAINELSKASTLLELKNCSELLDLALDHLNDTLSSATNVDLKSIGSLFDDLITWLSAAGTYQETCIESVQENVLEYLKKSTELTSNSLAIINGFSSISNSYNQRRRLLSYAGSDEMPEWVSGKDRKLLQKTNLPKGIKADIVVAKDGTGKYKKISDALKAVPEKSKKRFVIYVKKGVYFENVRIEKPMWNVMMIGDGMDSTIVSASLNVVDGTPTFQSATFAVFGKGFIARDMGFRNTAGAAKHQAVALMSSADQTVFYRCRIDAFQDSLYVHANRQFYKECNIYGTVDFIFGNSAAILQNCKILPRRPMTGQQDTITAQGKFDPNQNTGIVIQNCTISPFGNLADIQTFLGRPWKNYSTTVYLNNMMGGFINPKGWMPWVGTTAPNTIFYAEFGNYGAGAVTKKRVTWKGLKFIDSKQASKFTVKPFIQGDKWIKDAGVPYKSGL
- the LOC122580303 gene encoding uncharacterized protein LOC122580303: MDGMNNNPFSNDEWIQQYPNTSVNDQHHGTTTAHAPITISSSVYGQGPTGGQDDGPKPIRRRSRASRRTPTTILNASPNDFRALVQRFTGCNSKDHDDHLTTSVSSVMNNLPKGPVNIDFARNDVKEAASSSRYTSYAINNNNNNNVNQVMRLPLHGDQQQMQSVDGHHMHAGNYEIMDDASVLNYESSLLVNDTDSGGFNI